The sequence TTCGCAGCACCTCGGGGACTCTCACTGTCCCGTCGGGGTTCTGGAACGTTTCCAGGATCGCGATCACGGTGCGCGGCAGGGCCAGCCCGGAGCCGTTGAGCGTATGGACATACTCCGGTTTTTCCCGCGGCCCGGCCCGGAAGCGGATCCCGGCGCGGCGGGCCTGGAAGTCCTCGAAATTGCTGCACGATGATACCTCCAGATAACGCTCCACTCCCGGCGCCCAGACCTCGATGTCGTAGCACTTGGCCGCGGCGAAAGATATATCGGCGGTGCACAGACTCAGCACGCGGTAGTGCAGGCCCAGGCGCTGGAGCATATCCTCGGCGTTGCCCAGCAGGGTCTCGAGTTCATCGTAGCTCGTCCCGGGCCGCACGAATTTGACCATCTCCACCTTGTCGAACTGGTGGACCCGGAACAGCCCGCGGGTGTCCTTGCCGTAACTGCCGGCCTCGCGGCGGAAACAGGGGGTGTAGGCGGTGTAGCAGATCGGCAGGCTGTCGCCGTCCAGGATCTGTTCGCGGTGGATATTGGTCACCGGAACCTCGGCGGTGGGGATCAGGAACAGGTCGTCGCGATCAATCCGGTACATGTCCTCTTCCATCTTCGGCAGCTGGCCCGTGCTGGTCATGCAGTCGCGGTTGACGATAAACGGCGGCGAAACCTCGGTATAGCCGTGTTCGGTCACGTGGACGTCGAGCATCCAGTTGATCAGCGCCCGCTCCAACAGCGCGCCGTCCCCGATGAACAGGCTGAACCCGCTGCCGGCCAGTTTGGCGGCCGCACCGAAATCCGCCAGCCCCAGTTGCTCGGTCACCTCCCAGTGGGGCTTGGGCTGCCAGGCCAGGTCGGGTTTCTCTCCCCAGGAGCGGAGTTCGACATTGTCCGCCTCGCTGCTGCCGACCGGCACGCTTTCGTGGGGAAGATTGGGCACTTCCAGCAGCAGGCTGTCCAGTTCCCGTTCCAGATCGGCCAGTTCGGTATCCATCTCCTTGATCCGGCCGGCCACCTCGCGCATCCGCTCGATCAACTCCCTGTCCGGTCCGCCCTGTTTCTTGGCCGCGGCGATCTGCTGGTTGGCCTGGTTGCGCTCGGCCTTGAGGCTTTCGCTCTCGGCCAGCAGGCCTCGGCGTTGCTCGTCGAGCGCCAGCAGGCGGTCGAAATCGATAGCGACCTGCTTGTTGGCCACGCCCCGTTCAACCGCCTCGCGGTTCTGCCTGATATACTTGATATCGAGCATTCGTAGCTTACTCCCTGTGCCGATTGGTTTGCGTAAGGTTATTTCCAGCGGCAGCGGCTCAGGCGCCCTGGGGGATTTCCACGACATGGCCGCCGGGCGGCGGGCTGGCGAGCAGACCCTTGAAGACGTGCTCCAGCCTGAGCGCCTGTTCGCGGCGGCTGAAATTTTCGATTACGAAGCGACGGCCGTTTTCGCCCAGCCGGCGGCATAGCTCGCGGTCCTCGTAGAGCTGGACTATCGCATCGCTCATCTCGTAGAAATTTTCCGGCGACACGTAGACCCCCGCCTCGGCCTCCTCGAATATCCTGCGCGCCTCGCCGTCGACCGAGAGGATGATCGGTATGCCGCAGGCCATGAAATCGAACATTTTCGACGGGATGAACGTGTCGAACACGGTATCGTCCTTGAGCGAGACCAGCAGCACGTCGCTGAGGTTGAGATAGGGCGTAATCCTGTTGATCGGGACCTGGGAGTGGAAGAACACGTTGTTCAGGCGCAGTTCGCGGGTCAGATCGATCAGGCTGCGTTTTACCGGCCCTTCGCCGATCATCAGCAGGGCGATATCGTCGTAATGGCGCAGCAGCTTTGCCGCGTGCAGGGTGGACCACAGGCCCTGGGCGATACCCAGCGTACCGGCGAAGGTAACCACGAACTTGCCGTCCAGCCCCAGGGATTTCTTGAGATCCTTGTCGGTTTGCTGGGGCACGAACAGGTCGACCACGGTCCCGTTGGGGATATAGTGGATTTTCTCCCGGCCTCCCACCTTGTTGCTGATAAAGTCGCAGAACCCGCGGGTGACCGCCACGATCGCATCGGCGTTATTGTACAGGATCTGCTCGATCTTCTCGGCCATCTCCACTATCCGGCGGTTGGAAAGCTCGCCCAGGGCCGTGGCCGCGGCGGGCCACAGGTCGCGCACATCAAGCACGAACTTGCCGCGTTTGAAAATCGACAGGAGGTAGCCGCTCACGCCAACGAACAGCGGCGGGCTGGTGGCGAAGATGATGTCGTACTTGCCCCGGAAATACAGCCCGGCGAAAAAGCTCATCACCATGTAGGAGAGATAGAACAGGATGCGGTTGGCGAAATTTTTCTTCTCCCTGGCCCAGACCCAGACCCGGATCACCCTGATCCCGTCGTACTCCTCCTCGATGAACAGCTGGCCCTGGTATTTCTCGTGGACAATCCCGATCGGGTGGTTGGGCACCTCGGTGATGACGGTTACATCGTGCCCGTGGTCGATCAGGTTGCGGGCGAACTCGTGGATTCGTGTCTGGGTGGCGCCCACCTCGGGGTAGAAATACTGGGTGAGCATCAGGATTTTCATCGAGCCGCCTGGAGCCAAGGAATTACCTGCCGTGTGACGGAACTGCTTCTGTTGTGGATGGTTAAGTTAACCGACGCCGCCGGGCTTGTCAATGCGGATGGAGGCTGGGGTCTCTTGCATGGCCGGGAGACATGATTTATTTTCGCGTTAAGTATTTTCATTCTCCCGGTGAGTGAATCGATGTCTTTCACGCAGAATGTGTACGAACGCCTGCCCCTGTCGCTCCAAAACGTGGCGGTCAGCGCCTATGGCTGGTACTGGAAAAGACTGCGTCTGGGCGGTGTGTTCGAAAGCCGCCTGAACGACTGGCGGGAGCGGGAGAGCTGGAACGACGAGCGATTGCATGGCTGGCAGGTGCGCAGGCTGCGCGAGGTGCTATGCACGGCCTGGGACAGCACGGAGTTTTACCGGCCTTTCTGGACTCCGCATGGCGCAACCCGATCGCACCTGGAGAAATTCGAGCTGGAAGACCTGGAACGCTTGCCGGTTGTAGGGAAAGAGAACCTCAGGACAAGTCCCGGATGCAACTGGCGCGGCGGTCCCGGCAGCCGTGAAGTGGGTTTTGTCCGCTCGACGAGCGGTTCCACAGGCACGCCGCTCAGGGTCGGTTTCAGCCGCGAGGTGTTCCAAGACATTTACGGCGCGGTTGAGGCGCGCTCCTACAACTGGGCAGGTGTGTCAATCCGCGAGTCGCGCTCGATGCTCGGAAGCCGTCCGATCGTTCCAGCCTCGCAGAACGGCCCGCCGTTCTGGCGCTACAACATGTTCGAGCGCCAGGTGTACCTGTCCGGTTTACACCTGTCCTCCTCCTCAGTGGGGGATTATGCCGATGCGCTGAACCGTTTCCGTCCAGTGACCATGACCGGCTATGCCAGCGCCCAAAGCATACTGGCCGGGCTGCTGGAGGCAGCGGGCTTGGAAGTGCACTCGCCGCGGGCGGTAATCGCCACCTCTGACGCGCTGGATGATAAAATGAAGATGACTCTGGAGAGTGTATTCCGCGCCCAGGTGCACCAGAGCTGGGGGCTGGTTGAAAACTGCGCGTTCGCAACGACATGTGAACACGGCAGGTTACACGTGCACCCGGATTTCGGGATTGTGGAGGTGTTGGGTGAGGACAACAGCCGGGCGGCTCCGGGTGAGACCGGGCGGCTTGTCGTCACCGGGCTGACAAACACGACCAGCCTTTTCATTCGCTACGACACCGGAGACCTCGGCGCCTGGAGCGGGGCTCCCTGTCCCTGCGGGCGCGGAACGTTTCCCGTGCTGGCAGAAATTGTGGGCCGGGTGGAGGATGTGGTAGTGGGAGCCAACGATGTACGCTTGCGCCGGTTCGACCGCGTATTCACCGATTTTCCCTCCATCCGCCGCGCCCAGGTGATCCAGGAAAGCCGGGAGCTTGTCCGGGTGCTGCTGGAGGCGGACCCGGATTACGAAAATCGCTTTAGCGGGCAGATCTCCGCGAGGATGCGGGATCTGCTGGGCGCTATGCGGATAGAAGTCGAGAAAGTGGATTCGATACCCCTGACAGCGGGCGGCAAGTTCCGGGCGGTAATTTCCCGTATTTCAGAGGGCGGAGAGTATCAGTCGAGCATGGAATGATAAAGATCGGCCAGGGTCCGGGAGGTTGCCTCGGGATGGTAATAACTTCGCGCTTTCCCGTAATTGGCGGCCCCGATTTTCTTTCGTAGCCCAGGGTCGCGCAGAAGCTGTTCGAGCCTGTCGGCCAACATTCGGCTGTCCCCGACAGGTACGAGAAATCCGTTCACCCCCTCAGCCAGCGCGTCGGGTATCCCGCCGACCGGAGTTGCCACCACGGGCAAGCCAACGGCCATGGCCTCGAGCAAGGCTATCGGCAGCCCCTCTGCCCGGGACGGCAGGCAGAACAGCGCAGCTTTCGCCAGCAGCCCGATCAGTTCCGGCGGGTGCACCTCTCCGAGAAAAATAACCTCGCCGAGATCTCTTTCAGCCACCAGCGACCGGTAAGCGTCGATCCCTCCCTCCTCCTCTTGGTCTCCCGCCAATACGACCGGATTTGTTACGCCGCGCGAACGCAACAGAGACACAGCTTCGAGCAGGACATCCACTCCTTTGCGCGGGCCGACCGAACCGGTGAACACCACTGTCTCTCCGTCTCCCCGGCCACCTTCTGCGCTGAAAAAATTTTCCTTCGCGCAGTTGGGAACGATTTCCAGCCTGGATTCGGTTATCGATCCGCAGAATTCTTTCCAGTAGGAGCTGAGGACGACTATGACATCGGCCCGGTCGAGGATCAACCGGATCAAGGGTTTGAAGCGACTTGCCGTGTAGAATGACTCGAACATCCCTCCGTGCATATGCAGCACGGTCCGTCGCCGGAAAAGGCGGCAGACCAGGAGCAGAACGCCTTTTTCCCAGAAAGACAGGAACGATGAAGAATGGATGTGTGCGATCGATGGACGCTCCGAAAGCAGAAGAGTCAGCAGGCGGACCGCCAGGAGCAGGCTGCCGCCCAGCCGCCGTAATTTCCCGGCTCTCAAACGCGGGCTCAGCGTGGTGTCCAGGCAGATCAGGCGGAACTGTTCGCGCAGCTGGGGACTGGCGAGCTGGCAGGCGACAAAGCTGGCGATCCCGCCGGTCACGGCCGGTGGTTTCGGGCCGACCACGAGGATTGTTTTTTTGTCAGTTTTCAGAACGGTCGGCTCCGCGAGTAGCACGATAAACGGGGGTGAATATGGCGAGTATCTGTTTAACATATTAGGATTATTACCGGACGGCAAGTGGCTCAGGGTAAGCCCATGCCGGCTGTTCAATTGACTGGCGCGGCGGATAATAAACGGTATATTAAGTGGTTACAAGCTTTACCCGTAATTCCAGCCAATGGATAAGCGCAATGAATGTCCGGGCCGATACAGCCGGGGATTACAACTGGATCGTGGTCGCCGCCTCACTTGTCGCGGCGGTGATCAGCCTGATTCTCTACTGGCAACTGCAATTTCCCATCGCCTCTGCTGTTACGGTCGCGCTGGTGTTTCTGGCCGTGGCCGTGGCCCGTCCCTCGGCTGCCCTGGCATTACTGTGCGCCGTGCTGCCGGTGGAGGGTATCGCCGCGGCGAACATCGAGATGACCGAGGTACGCGCGGTGGGGATCGGCGTGTTCGTGATCTGGGTCGTCCACCTGGTGCTTTACCGCAAGCTGATCCGGGTAAACCGGACTTTTCTGCTTGGCGCGGCGCTGGTAGCCTGGGCCGGAGTAAGCTTGCTCTGGGCTACCAATTTTGAGATAACCGGTGCCTACTATTTTACA comes from Candidatus Glassbacteria bacterium and encodes:
- a CDS encoding glycosyltransferase family 4 protein; this encodes MLNRYSPYSPPFIVLLAEPTVLKTDKKTILVVGPKPPAVTGGIASFVACQLASPQLREQFRLICLDTTLSPRLRAGKLRRLGGSLLLAVRLLTLLLSERPSIAHIHSSSFLSFWEKGVLLLVCRLFRRRTVLHMHGGMFESFYTASRFKPLIRLILDRADVIVVLSSYWKEFCGSITESRLEIVPNCAKENFFSAEGGRGDGETVVFTGSVGPRKGVDVLLEAVSLLRSRGVTNPVVLAGDQEEEGGIDAYRSLVAERDLGEVIFLGEVHPPELIGLLAKAALFCLPSRAEGLPIALLEAMAVGLPVVATPVGGIPDALAEGVNGFLVPVGDSRMLADRLEQLLRDPGLRKKIGAANYGKARSYYHPEATSRTLADLYHSMLD
- a CDS encoding phenylacetate--CoA ligase family protein; this translates as MSFTQNVYERLPLSLQNVAVSAYGWYWKRLRLGGVFESRLNDWRERESWNDERLHGWQVRRLREVLCTAWDSTEFYRPFWTPHGATRSHLEKFELEDLERLPVVGKENLRTSPGCNWRGGPGSREVGFVRSTSGSTGTPLRVGFSREVFQDIYGAVEARSYNWAGVSIRESRSMLGSRPIVPASQNGPPFWRYNMFERQVYLSGLHLSSSSVGDYADALNRFRPVTMTGYASAQSILAGLLEAAGLEVHSPRAVIATSDALDDKMKMTLESVFRAQVHQSWGLVENCAFATTCEHGRLHVHPDFGIVEVLGEDNSRAAPGETGRLVVTGLTNTTSLFIRYDTGDLGAWSGAPCPCGRGTFPVLAEIVGRVEDVVVGANDVRLRRFDRVFTDFPSIRRAQVIQESRELVRVLLEADPDYENRFSGQISARMRDLLGAMRIEVEKVDSIPLTAGGKFRAVISRISEGGEYQSSME
- a CDS encoding glycosyltransferase family 4 protein codes for the protein MKILMLTQYFYPEVGATQTRIHEFARNLIDHGHDVTVITEVPNHPIGIVHEKYQGQLFIEEEYDGIRVIRVWVWAREKKNFANRILFYLSYMVMSFFAGLYFRGKYDIIFATSPPLFVGVSGYLLSIFKRGKFVLDVRDLWPAAATALGELSNRRIVEMAEKIEQILYNNADAIVAVTRGFCDFISNKVGGREKIHYIPNGTVVDLFVPQQTDKDLKKSLGLDGKFVVTFAGTLGIAQGLWSTLHAAKLLRHYDDIALLMIGEGPVKRSLIDLTRELRLNNVFFHSQVPINRITPYLNLSDVLLVSLKDDTVFDTFIPSKMFDFMACGIPIILSVDGEARRIFEEAEAGVYVSPENFYEMSDAIVQLYEDRELCRRLGENGRRFVIENFSRREQALRLEHVFKGLLASPPPGGHVVEIPQGA
- the serS gene encoding serine--tRNA ligase, translating into MLDIKYIRQNREAVERGVANKQVAIDFDRLLALDEQRRGLLAESESLKAERNQANQQIAAAKKQGGPDRELIERMREVAGRIKEMDTELADLERELDSLLLEVPNLPHESVPVGSSEADNVELRSWGEKPDLAWQPKPHWEVTEQLGLADFGAAAKLAGSGFSLFIGDGALLERALINWMLDVHVTEHGYTEVSPPFIVNRDCMTSTGQLPKMEEDMYRIDRDDLFLIPTAEVPVTNIHREQILDGDSLPICYTAYTPCFRREAGSYGKDTRGLFRVHQFDKVEMVKFVRPGTSYDELETLLGNAEDMLQRLGLHYRVLSLCTADISFAAAKCYDIEVWAPGVERYLEVSSCSNFEDFQARRAGIRFRAGPREKPEYVHTLNGSGLALPRTVIAILETFQNPDGTVRVPEVLRTYMRGMEKIG